A region from the Drosophila ananassae strain 14024-0371.13 chromosome 2L, ASM1763931v2, whole genome shotgun sequence genome encodes:
- the LOC6499244 gene encoding uncharacterized protein LOC6499244, giving the protein MYSLLIFCLSIGFCQALGDVYLPAENEVASGRLATEYFTYAAPPDDDTAAPYQAACQLAQVISPPQQVVFIRTPETNVFSLTAKQLATNSPLDIFVLQRQADAAALAQQQASIQQQVAPQPSVHFVKYRTPADVTRALSILRSDYDRLPGNSISHAIEKADVLHLNSLAPLKPSPPHNPVIFKIRPKDSAEYETHEQASELETAKLQALFREYLPPRKRR; this is encoded by the exons ATGTACTCCTTGCTG ATTTTTTGCCTATCTATTGGTTTTTGTCAAGCCCTTGGAGACGTATATTTACCAGCGGAAAATGAGGTTGCATCTGGTCGGCTGGCCACGGAATATTTCACATACGCCGCTCCCCCGGATGATGACACGGCGGCCCCCTACCAGGCTGCCTGCCAGCTTGCTCAGGTCATTTCCCCGCCGCAACAGGTCGTGTTCATACGCACTCCGGAGACAAATGTCTTTAGCTTGACCGCCAAGCAACTGGCGACCAATAGTCCACTGGATATCTTTGTACTGCAGCGGCAGGCTGATGCCGCGGCATTGGCGCAGCAACAGGCTTCAATTCAGCAGCAGGTGGCACCTCAGCCATCGGTGCACTTTGTCAAGTACCGAACGCCGGCGGATGTCACCCGAGCTTTGAGCATTTTGCGCAGCGACTACGACAGACTGCCGGGTAATAGTATAAGTCACGCCATCGAAAAGGCTGATGTCTTGCACTTAAACTCGCTGGCTCCACTGAAGCCTTCACCTCCCCACAATCCAGTGATCTTTAAGATCCGGCCAAAAGATAGCGCCGAGTACGAGACCCATGAACAGGCCAGCGAATTGGAAACTGCCAAGTTGCAGGCATTATTCCGGGAGTATCTGCCTCCAAGAAAGCGTCGTTAA
- the LOC6499243 gene encoding uncharacterized protein LOC6499243: MFFALHRGYIMLGILFLMLLASSSAELGYQYQQNSYGEATTGGGYPIQPNDHYQEHAAFHKHFYAFEAPYDSTEEADLVETKLADLSQKNLQVVFIKAPENKAVVGALNALAKQTTEDKTAIYVLNKQTDAHELASELSALKPQHKHKPQVHFVKYRTEAEAAQAQQYIQAQYGGAGSLPQAGQSSSLGYYPEQRPQYDQGYYPDAATPPSGHQSSLQQSAYPAQGYLPPVPSYSSISQGYSSAAVSSAGNIDLPPVPEAQQDLTASYNDANVDYRTARSQGFDFRVNERRRSGNRMVFPSEGGTGGSSRLYLPPGQEKRRRLRI, from the exons ATGTTTTTTGCTCTTCACCGTGGTTATATCATGCTGGGAATACTG TTTCTTATGTTGCTGGCCAGCAGCTCGGCGGAGTTGGGGTACCAGTATCAGCAGAATAGCTATGGAGAAGCTACCACTGGTGGCGGATATCCCATTCAGCCCAACGATCACTACCAGGAGCATGCGGCCTTCCACAAACACTTTTATGCTTTTGAAGCACCCTACGACTCCACAGAGGAGGCTGATTTGGTGGAGACCAAGTTGGCGGACCTATCGCAGAAGAACCTCCAGGTGGTGTTTATCAAGGCACCTGAGAACAAGGCAGTAGTGGGAGCCCTCAATGCTTTGGCCAAGCAAACCACGGAGGATAAGACTGCGATTTATGTGCTCAACAAACAGACGGACGCCCACGAACTGGCAAGTGAGCTGAGCGCCTTGAAGCCGCAGCACAAGCACAAGCCCCAAGTTCATTTTGTTAAATACAGGACAGAGGCGGAGGCTGCCCAAGCCCAGCAGTACATTCAGGCGCAGTACGGCGGAGCGGGGTCTTTGCCGCAAGCTGGGCAGTCTTCCTCTTTGGGTTACTACCCGGAGCAGCGGCCGCAGTACGACCAGGGCTACTATCCGGACGCGGCAACTCCTCCGTCGGGCCATCAGTCCTCATTGCAACAATCTGCATATCCGGCCCAGGGATACTTACCGCCGGTACCCAGCTACTCTTCTATTTCTCAGGGCTATAGCTCTGCAGCAGTATCATCTGCTGGGAACATAGATTTGCCTCCGGTTCCTGAAGCCCAGCAGGATCTCACAGCCAGCTACAACGATGCCAATGTGGATTACCGGACAGCAAGATCGCAGGGCTTTGATTTCAGGGTTAACGAGCGACGTCGATCTGGGAATCGCATGGTCTTTCCGTCGGAGGGGGGAACTGGAGGCTCCTCTAGGTTATACCTGCCACCTGGCCAAGAGAAACGGCGACGACTTCGAATCTAG
- the LOC6499245 gene encoding uncharacterized protein LOC6499245, giving the protein MRAFILICLFAASCSADKLGYNYQPVAHADEGLSFVPGAGIQPVAEIPQLLQPVQSGEAVLSQPIEAPAVVHAPIAPQPAPLIEEFQKEFFSYAAPEEQFDEGVNNQQIANSLKKNLRVVFIRTPENQGFERAALQLAKQSAQQETAIYVLTKQSDVTNLAKQLNALKTSSSNKPEVHFVKYRTPEDAANAQLAIQNQYNQLPGVSRISNEGRAPVLNFASPAAVAAPVAVATAHAPSSEYLPANVVSGQDYLPPTLRRFRVK; this is encoded by the exons ATGCGCGCCTTTATC CTTATCTGTCTGTTTGCTGCCAGCTGCAGTGCCGACAAGCTAGGCTATAACTACCAGCCAGTGGCCCACGCTGACGAGGGATTGTCCTTTGTTCCCGGAGCCGGAATACAGCCGGTGGCTGAGATTCCACAACTACTGCAACCAGTCCAGAGCGGAGAGGCGGTGTTGTCCCAGCCTATCGAGGCCCCCGCCGTGGTCCATGCTCCAATTGCACCTCAGCCAGCTCCCCTGATCGAGGAGTTCCAAAAGGAGTTCTTCAGCTATGCCGCTCCCGAGGAGCAGTTCGATGAGGGAGTCAACAACCAGCAGATCGCCAACTCTCTGAAGAAGAATTTGCGCGTCGTCTTTATCCGCACACCAGAGAACCAAGGCTTCGAGCGCGCCGCTCTGCAGCTGGCCAAGCAGTCTGCCCAGCAGGAGACCGCCATCTATGTTTTGACCAAGCAATCGGATGTGACCAACCTAGCCAAGCAGCTGAACGCCCTGAAGACCAGCTCGAGCAACAAGCCAGAGGTACACTTTGTTAAGTACCGTACTCCCGAGGATGCCGCCAATGCCCAGCTGGCCATCCAGAACCAGTACAACCAACTGCCAGGCGTTTCCCGTATCTCTAACGAGGGACGTGCTCCGGTTCTGAACTTTGCCTCGCCAGCCGCCGTGGCTGCTCCTGTGGCCGTGGCAACTGCTCACGCCCCTAGCTCTGAGTACTTGCCTGCCAATGTGGTCTCCGGCCAGGACTACTTGCCACCCACCCTGCGTCGCTTCCGCGTCAAATAG